From Scleropages formosus chromosome 1, fSclFor1.1, whole genome shotgun sequence, a single genomic window includes:
- the c1h14orf119 gene encoding uncharacterized protein C14orf119 homolog — MSWFFKGFQGSSLQPPPSGAIPPAMDGPSAPTLTVTPQEVNSLARHEWCCPQTFSANENLADFPSPPCHTAPPNLGEMSCSSLGPEVPRDPMPLSYVTQQEQRCVLSWFLGWALPQRERFLQDLVSKAVPGKVCTLLEQLNTLQVRDRPPNIFECQLRLWSQWFESWSEEERNAFLHALEEKDPTFVSHFYRIVAGTAGRD; from the exons ATGTCCTGGTTCTTTAAAGGATTCCAGGGCTCCAGCCTGCAGCCCCCTCCCTCAGGCGCAATACCTCCAGCAATGGATGGGCCATCTGCCCCAACATTAACTGTCACCCCCCAAGAAGTCAATTCCTTAGCCAGACACGAGTGGTGCTGCCCCCAGACTTTCTCGGCCAACGAAAATCTTGCAGATTTCCCTTCGCCTCCTTGTCACACTGCGCCCCCAAACCTGGGGGAAATGTCCTGCAGTTCACTGGGCCCAGAAGTTCCCAGGGACCCCATGCCACTCTCCTACGTGACCCAGCAGGAACAGAGGTGTGTGCTGAGCTGGTTCCTGGGCTGGGCACTACCCCAGAGGGAGCGCTTCCTACAGGACTTGGTCTCCAAGGCTGTGCCAGGAAAGGTGTGCACTCTGCTGGAGCAGCTCAACACGCTGCAG GTGCGTGACCGACCACCCAACATCTTCGAGTGTCAGCTGCGCCTCTGGTCCCAGTGGTTTGAGTCATGGAGTGAAGAGGAGCGGAATGCCTTCCTACATGCTCTGGAGGAGAAAGACCCCACCTTTGTTTCTCACTTCTATAGAATAGTGGCTGGCACAGCAGGAAGGGACTGA